TTTCCGCCGCCGACGTCGTCAACACCTTCAAGGCCGGCGATCTTGCCCGCATCTTCGGCTTTCTCGGCGAGGAGCGCCATGCAGGCCGCATCGCACGCATGATCGAGAGCCGGCGCGAGAAGAGACTGTTCGAGCGCACGCTCGATCTCGCCGACGCCATCGAAACGCATATCGGACGCGGACCCAAGGACAAGATCCATCCGGCCACGCGCGTCTTCCAGGCGTTGCGCATCTTCGTCAATGACGAGCTTGGCGAGCTTGCAAGGGCGCTGCTGGCGGCCGAGCGGGCGCTGAAGCCAGGCGGCCGACTTGCCGTGGTGACCTTCCATTCCCTGGAAGACCGTATCGTCAAGCGCTTCATCGCCGACCGTTCCGAAGCCGCCAGCGGCTCGCGACACATGCCCGACGCGCCGCAGCGCGCCGCGACTTTCCGTAAAGCTGGCGGCGGCGTGACGCCGGGGGAGGCCGAGATAGCGGCCAACCCGCGAGCGCGCTCGGCCAGGCTGCGCGCTGCGATCCGCACAGATGCCCCGGCGCGTGCGGGCGATTTTTCGATTTTCGGCCTTCCAAAGCTTCCCGCCGTCGAACGGCCGGGAGAGAGGTGAGCACGTGTTTCGTACCAGCGACATAGTCCTGATCGCCGTCATGGTCTCGGCCGCGGCCCTGACCTACAAGACCAAGCGCGAGGCCGAGGAGCAACTGGCGTCCGTGCAGAAGATCCAGGCGCAGATCCGCTACGAGGAAGACACGATCGATCTTCTCAAGGCGGATTGGAGCCTGCTTACCCAGCCGTCGCGGCTGCAGAAGCTTGCCGACGTCTACAAGAGCCAGCTGGGCCTCGAACCGGTCGGCGCACGCCAGATCGGTGGCCTTGACGACATTCCGGTGAAACCGCTGACCATCGAGGACCTTTCCTCTCAGCGGCTTGGCGGCATGGCCGACAGTTCCGGCAATGGACCTGGGGACGACAAGGACCCCGTCGTCACGGGGAGCACGGTGCAATGATCAGCGGGCTTCCAAGGATCGGCGACCTGCTGAAACGCCGGAAGAAGACCGTCGAGGACGGCTCAATCGTCGTCGACGCCGCGCGCAAGGCAACGGGCGGCAAGGCCAGGACCCGCATCGTCATGACGATGGCGGTGTTCTTCACCCTCTATTCCACGATTGCCGGCAGGCTTGTCTATCTCGGCCTGCAGAATCCGGACCTGTCCGACGGCCCGCAGAGCAGGGTCACCGCGTCGCGTCCCGATATCGTCGACCGCAACGGCGAAGTGCTGGCGACCGACATCAAGACCGCGTCGCTGTTTGCCGAGCCGCGGCGCATCGTCGATGCCGACGAAGCGATCGAGAAATTGTCGACCGTGCTGCCGGAGATCGACTACGAGCAGACCTACCGCAAGCTCAAGAGCGGCGCCGGCTTCGTCTGGCTGCAGCGCCAGCTGACGCCGAAGCAGCAGGCCGACATCATGGCGCTGGGCGTTCCCGGCCTCGGCTTCCGCACCGAAAAGCGCCGCTTCTATCCGAGCGGCGAGACCTCGTCCTATATCGTCGGCCTGACCAATATCGACAACCAGGGCATCTCCGGCATGGAGAAGTATATCGACGAGCAGGGGCTGAGCGACCTGCAGGCGTCGGGCCTTGCCATAGCCAAGGACCTCAAGCCGGTCAGGCTTTCGATTGATCTGCGCGTCCAGCATGTGGTGCGCGACGAGATCGCCGCCGGGCTGGAGCGCTATCGCGCCATGGGCGCCGGCGCCGTCGTGCTGAACATCAAGACGGGCGAAGTGATGGCGATGGCCTCGGTGCCGGACTTCGACCCGAACAATCCGTACAATGCCCAGGACAAGGACCGGCTGAACCGCATGTCGGCGGGCCTCTACGAGATGGGCTCGACCTTCAAGAGCTTCACCTCGGCGATGGCGCTCGATTCCGGCAAGGCGACGATGAACAGCCGCTTCGACGCGTCGCATCCGATCCGGGTCGGCCATCAGGCCATTCACGATTTCCACGGCAAGAACCGCGTGCTGTCGCTGCCGGAGGTGTTCCTCTATTCGTCCAACATCGGCTCGGCCAGGGAGGCAGAGCTTGTCGGCATCGAGGGGCACCGCGAATTCCTGCACCGCCTCGGCATTCTCGACAGGATGCAGACCGAGCTGCCGGAGGTCGCGCGCCCGACCGAGCCCAAGGTCTGGAAACAGGTCAACTCGTTCACCATCGCCTTCGGCCATGGCGTGTCGACGACGCCGCTGCAAGCCGCCGTCGGCTGCGCGGCGCTGATGCAGGGCTATCTGATCCAGCCGACATTCCTGGTCCGCAGCGAACAGGAGGCGATGGCGGTGGCCAAGAAAGTGGTCAGCGACAAGACGGTCGAAGGCATGCGCTATCTCTATACGCTCAATGCCGAGAAGGGCTCGGCCAGGAACGCCAGGGCCCCCGGCTACCGGGTTGGCGGCAAGACCGGAACGGCCGAGAAGGTCATCAACGGCCGCTACTCCAAGGAGTTGAATTTCAACACCTTCGTCGCCGCCTTCCCGATGGACGATCCGCAATTTCTGGTGTTCACGATCGCCGACGCTCCGCATCCGGAAAAGCCCGGGATGACGGACGTCGCCGCCAACAATGCTGGGGTTATCGCCGGCAATATTATCAGGCGCTCGGCGGCCATGCTTGGCGTGAAGCCAGATTTCAGCCATGAAAATGGTGCAACGCTGGTTTCCTATCAGTGATTCTTGGGGCGCGCCGGCAACTGCGCGCTATTTTGTTGCAGTGAACGGGACTCAATGCATCTAAAAGATCTAGCCGGTATCCTGCCTGTCGAGGGAACAGCTTCCCGCGATCTGGAGGTTACCGGACTTTCCTCCGATTCCCGCGCGGTCAAGACCGGCGTCGTCTTCTTTGCGCTTGCCGGCAGCAAGGCCGATGGCTCTGCCTATGCCGCCGATGCCGCCAGCCGGGGTGCCGCCGCAATCGTCACAGGCAAGGGCGCGGCGGTTTCCGGCCTGTCGATCCCGGTTCTTGCCGTCGATGATCCGCGCCATGCGCT
This region of Mesorhizobium sp. M2A.F.Ca.ET.046.03.2.1 genomic DNA includes:
- the rsmH gene encoding 16S rRNA (cytosine(1402)-N(4))-methyltransferase RsmH, whose amino-acid sequence is MMAGHGDDPHAVGGPARHIPVLLAEVLDALAPQAGETIVDGTFGAGGYTSAILDRGASVIAIDRDPDAIAAGKALERQAGGRLRLVQAPFSTLDEHVEDADGVVLDIGVSSMQLDQAERGFSFRADGPLDMRMAQSGLSAADVVNTFKAGDLARIFGFLGEERHAGRIARMIESRREKRLFERTLDLADAIETHIGRGPKDKIHPATRVFQALRIFVNDELGELARALLAAERALKPGGRLAVVTFHSLEDRIVKRFIADRSEAASGSRHMPDAPQRAATFRKAGGGVTPGEAEIAANPRARSARLRAAIRTDAPARAGDFSIFGLPKLPAVERPGER
- a CDS encoding penicillin-binding protein 2, with amino-acid sequence MISGLPRIGDLLKRRKKTVEDGSIVVDAARKATGGKARTRIVMTMAVFFTLYSTIAGRLVYLGLQNPDLSDGPQSRVTASRPDIVDRNGEVLATDIKTASLFAEPRRIVDADEAIEKLSTVLPEIDYEQTYRKLKSGAGFVWLQRQLTPKQQADIMALGVPGLGFRTEKRRFYPSGETSSYIVGLTNIDNQGISGMEKYIDEQGLSDLQASGLAIAKDLKPVRLSIDLRVQHVVRDEIAAGLERYRAMGAGAVVLNIKTGEVMAMASVPDFDPNNPYNAQDKDRLNRMSAGLYEMGSTFKSFTSAMALDSGKATMNSRFDASHPIRVGHQAIHDFHGKNRVLSLPEVFLYSSNIGSAREAELVGIEGHREFLHRLGILDRMQTELPEVARPTEPKVWKQVNSFTIAFGHGVSTTPLQAAVGCAALMQGYLIQPTFLVRSEQEAMAVAKKVVSDKTVEGMRYLYTLNAEKGSARNARAPGYRVGGKTGTAEKVINGRYSKELNFNTFVAAFPMDDPQFLVFTIADAPHPEKPGMTDVAANNAGVIAGNIIRRSAAMLGVKPDFSHENGATLVSYQ